CTTAATTAAAACTGAGACGAAATATTTAATCATCAGCAATTAATTAAAGTACTAGCAGCGAGTACTTTTCAATCGGTGAGTTCGCGTGGTCAGCTACACGTACTTGACTTGTTCTGTTACTCACAGCTAATTAAGCAATTTAATTTTGTCACCACAATTTGCGCTCCTTTAATTTGAACCAACCTTTCCGCTATAAAATCACATCCGATGCCTCCGTCGCCAAAGCATCTCACACACAGCAGGAGAAACCAACTCATAGTAGCTTAGCTAATTAACACGAtggcctcctcttcttccttgtATCTCCTAGCTGCTCTGCTTGCGCTGGCCTCATGGCAGGCCATTGCTTTTGATCCTAGCCCACTCCAAGATTTTTGTGTTGCTGACATGAAATCACCTGgtaattaagtatatatatatgtgtgtgtgtaagtGTGtgatcacttgatttaaataggGTGTTAATTCTAATGTTGTGAAGAAATTCACTGTTCTCATCTGAAATTGTGCATGCATCATGGCACTAAAAGAATTTGTACTACTTCTGATTTTGAAAAGTATATATAACATTTATATTTACATTCTATGGAGCTTAGTATACATGTACTAACTTGTTCTATGTGAGCAGTGGGGGTAAATGGATTCCCTTGCAAGAACCCAATGGAGGTGAACTCGGACGACTTTTTCAACGCGGCCAAGTTTGACATGCCTAGGAGTACCATGAACAAGGTTGGATCCAACGTCACCAACCTCAACGTTCTAAATTTCCCGGGGCTCAACACCCTCGGCATCTCGCTGGCCCGCATCGACTATGCGCCTTTAGGTGTGAACCCACCACACATTCACCCACGTGCTACCGAGCTCCTCACTGTGCTTGAGGGAACACTCTATGTTGGCTTTGTCACGTCTAACCCAAACAGGCTCTTCTCTAAGGTGGTTCATAAGGGTGACACATTTGTGTTTCCTAAGGCAATGATCCACTTCCAAATGAATTTAGACCACAATAAACCAGCAGTTGCCCAGTCATCACTCAACAGTCAAAACCCTGGAGTTATTACAATTGCTAGTGCGGTGTTTGGATCAAAGCCACCAATATCTGATGATGTTCTGACCAAGGCATTTCAGGTGGAAAAGAAGGTGATTGATTGGCTCAAATCTCAGTTCTGGGAGAGCAACTACTGATTATCTCATACTGATTCTCCCTAATCAATTGATGCAAGTATGATATATATGAAACCTGTACTTCATTGTAGTATGTAGAATAAATGGGCTTTTGTCCTATAAAAAATGTCATAATATGTTGTACGTGTGCTTTCTTGCTCATGTTTAATAAATGTTATACAATGGAAGTGGTGCCCTTTTCTCTTCGTTACTACAACAGAAATGTACCAATTAACCAAGGCGATAATATGATCATTAATTTTGCTACGTATTTTCTGTCCTTAATTATTCATAAGAATGTAGTTTCTCTATATGTTTACATAACATAAGTCTACGTATCAGTGACTTCACTGACTAATTTGGATAACGAAAAtggaatttatatatataccaccTAATTAAGTAATGTTCTAAGTTCTAACTGAGGGACTCCCTAACTCTCCGCTACGTCTAAAACATTCCCTCATTCCCTCGAATACTGAAACCAAACATTTAGCACCTTCAAGTCTCAATACTGGGTAATTGCAGTAAATTTGACAAATTAGCTCTTTTCGAAAACTTATGTTGAAAGTGAACCATAaaaaacttcgataaaaaatgGACCAAATGGATCAAGAACTCAGCACCATGTTCCTTGGCGTCGAAGCCTAACAGCTTAGCATCGAGGCCCATGACGCTGACCATGCATGTAGCgggaaaaa
The Oryza glaberrima chromosome 8, OglaRS2, whole genome shotgun sequence DNA segment above includes these coding regions:
- the LOC127782438 gene encoding germin-like protein 8-4, with the protein product MASSSSLYLLAALLALASWQAIAFDPSPLQDFCVADMKSPVGVNGFPCKNPMEVNSDDFFNAAKFDMPRSTMNKVGSNVTNLNVLNFPGLNTLGISLARIDYAPLGVNPPHIHPRATELLTVLEGTLYVGFVTSNPNRLFSKVVHKGDTFVFPKAMIHFQMNLDHNKPAVAQSSLNSQNPGVITIASAVFGSKPPISDDVLTKAFQVEKKVIDWLKSQFWESNY